A window from Candidatus Gracilibacteria bacterium encodes these proteins:
- the proS gene encoding proline--tRNA ligase translates to MAKIASQTQDFPQWYIDVVDHAELAQHSRVKGCMVIKPYGYAIWELIQGELDRRIKEAGVQNAYFPLFIPQSLLTREKDHVEGFAPECAVVTHGGGQELAEPLVVRPTSETIMYDTFSGWIQSYRDLPLLINQWANVVRWEMRTRPFLRTTEFLWQEGHTVHATKAEAEAEVARALKMYEDFDRDFLALPVLTGTKSPKETFAGADYTRTTEALAKDGKVIQAGTSHLLGQTFAKAFDIKFQDEKGEMQYGWQTSWGLSTRIIGTLIVCHGDEKGLVLPPRVAPYQVVIVPIWKNEEEQAKVLEVVQKLSGELKGLGVRVRSDVRDTVSPGFKFNEWELKGVPLRVEIGPRDVAEGKAVLARRDDGEKSSMDLAGLAAAIPAILENIQGEMLKRAQEHLASNIREAESIEEMVKLLDEQGGFVKAAWAGTEEDEKKIQEKTKATIRVVSEEKWPEPRDCIFTGKKTDTMVYFARAY, encoded by the coding sequence ATGGCAAAAATTGCTTCTCAAACTCAAGATTTTCCACAGTGGTATATTGATGTTGTGGATCATGCCGAGCTCGCTCAGCACAGCCGAGTGAAGGGCTGCATGGTGATTAAACCTTATGGCTATGCCATTTGGGAACTCATCCAAGGCGAGCTGGATCGCCGTATTAAAGAAGCGGGCGTGCAAAATGCTTATTTCCCGCTCTTCATCCCTCAAAGTTTATTGACTCGAGAAAAGGACCATGTGGAGGGTTTTGCGCCGGAATGTGCCGTGGTGACTCATGGTGGAGGTCAAGAATTGGCTGAACCTTTGGTGGTTCGCCCAACTTCGGAAACCATTATGTACGATACTTTTTCCGGGTGGATTCAGAGTTACCGTGATCTCCCTTTGCTCATCAACCAGTGGGCCAATGTGGTGCGCTGGGAAATGCGCACGCGGCCTTTTTTGAGGACGACGGAATTTTTGTGGCAAGAGGGTCACACTGTGCACGCCACAAAAGCAGAGGCGGAAGCCGAGGTGGCGCGAGCGCTTAAAATGTATGAAGATTTTGATCGTGATTTTTTGGCACTCCCCGTTTTGACCGGTACCAAATCGCCCAAAGAAACTTTTGCGGGCGCAGATTACACCCGAACCACCGAGGCTTTGGCCAAGGATGGAAAAGTGATTCAAGCCGGAACTTCGCATTTGCTTGGACAAACTTTTGCCAAGGCTTTCGACATTAAATTCCAGGATGAAAAGGGCGAAATGCAGTATGGATGGCAAACTTCTTGGGGGCTCTCCACTCGTATTATTGGAACCCTTATTGTGTGTCACGGAGATGAAAAAGGTCTGGTGCTCCCTCCAAGAGTTGCTCCGTACCAGGTGGTTATTGTTCCTATTTGGAAGAATGAAGAAGAACAGGCAAAGGTACTTGAAGTGGTGCAAAAATTGAGCGGCGAGCTCAAGGGCCTTGGCGTGAGAGTGCGCAGCGATGTGCGAGACACCGTGAGTCCCGGATTCAAATTCAACGAATGGGAACTCAAAGGGGTGCCGCTCAGAGTTGAAATTGGGCCTCGGGATGTGGCGGAAGGAAAGGCTGTTTTGGCACGACGGGATGATGGTGAAAAATCTTCGATGGATTTGGCTGGTTTGGCAGCCGCGATACCGGCTATCTTGGAAAATATTCAAGGCGAGATGCTCAAGCGAGCGCAGGAACATTTGGCTAGCAATATCCGCGAGGCGGAGAGCATAGAAGAAATGGTGAAGCTATTGGATGAGCAGGGCGGCTTTGTAAAAGCCGCCTGGGCCGGAACGGAAGAGGATGAGAAAAAGATTCAAGAAAAAACCAAGGCCACCATCCGCGTTGTTTCTGAGGAGAAGTGGCCCGAACCCCGCGACTGCATCTTCACCGGAAAAAAGACGGACACAATGGTGTACTTTGCACGAGCGTACTAA
- the rnc gene encoding ribonuclease III → MKTTSIKKHSELEQTIGVEFKDKDLLTLAFVHKSFINEHTEEKEYNERLEFLGDAVLELSVTQFLYHKYPDQPEGQLTSWRSALVKGKNLAKVSKSLGLGQFLLLSRGEDLSGGREKEYILANTCEALIGAIFLDQGFEVANQFILDRIVVMLDEIIAKGLNVDAKSRVQELAQDKFNLTPTYELLNEDGPDHDKKFVMGIYFGKKLAGEGSGQSKQEAEQAAARNAMERESWN, encoded by the coding sequence ATGAAGACAACAAGCATTAAAAAACACTCCGAACTGGAGCAAACGATTGGAGTGGAATTTAAAGATAAAGATCTGCTCACTTTGGCCTTTGTCCACAAGTCCTTCATCAACGAACACACGGAAGAAAAGGAATACAACGAACGGCTGGAGTTTTTGGGCGATGCCGTTTTGGAGCTTTCGGTGACTCAATTTTTGTACCACAAATACCCGGATCAGCCAGAGGGTCAGCTCACCAGTTGGCGCAGTGCGTTGGTGAAGGGAAAAAACCTCGCCAAAGTTTCCAAGAGCCTTGGGCTTGGGCAATTCTTACTGCTCAGCCGTGGGGAAGACCTCTCAGGAGGCCGCGAGAAGGAATATATTTTGGCCAATACTTGTGAAGCACTCATCGGCGCAATCTTTTTGGATCAAGGCTTTGAGGTGGCCAATCAGTTTATTTTGGATCGCATTGTGGTGATGCTCGATGAAATCATCGCCAAGGGTTTGAATGTGGACGCAAAATCCAGGGTGCAAGAGCTGGCGCAGGACAAATTCAATCTCACTCCCACTTACGAACTTTTAAACGAAGACGGTCCCGATCACGACAAAAAATTTGTGATGGGCATCTACTTTGGAAAAAAACTGGCCGGAGAAGGCAGCGGTCAATCCAAACAAGAAGCCGAACAGGCCGCCGCTCGCAATGCAATGGAAAGGGAGTCTTGGAATTAG
- a CDS encoding Bax inhibitor-1/YccA family protein, protein MSPLEGIATQTRSSDFFNKVMAWFGLSILATGAGVYLGFHTLLPIFAKNPSLMFGLFILELGLILTSRWWSTKKPLNFVLFSLFTLSSGITVVPLLASFAAEFGGFDIIYRSLFTTTLTFAALAVVGLTSNRSFQGLTGFLFVALIGMILTGVLGIFLPWGNTMEMVYSGAGVLIFSLYALVDIQRLKTMPDEGAVQAAIALYLDIFNLFIFILRLTGALRRD, encoded by the coding sequence ATGAGTCCATTGGAAGGCATCGCCACTCAAACTCGGTCCAGCGACTTCTTCAATAAAGTGATGGCGTGGTTCGGTCTCTCGATTCTGGCCACCGGCGCAGGAGTATATTTGGGATTTCATACCCTTTTGCCCATCTTCGCCAAAAATCCCTCCTTGATGTTTGGACTTTTCATCTTGGAATTGGGACTTATTCTCACCTCTCGCTGGTGGAGCACCAAAAAACCGCTCAACTTCGTGCTTTTCTCATTGTTCACCCTCTCCAGTGGAATCACCGTTGTGCCCCTTTTGGCAAGTTTTGCCGCAGAATTTGGCGGTTTCGACATCATTTACCGTTCGCTCTTCACCACCACGCTTACTTTTGCGGCACTGGCCGTGGTCGGCTTGACCAGCAACCGTTCTTTTCAAGGTCTCACGGGCTTTCTCTTTGTGGCCCTCATTGGAATGATTCTCACCGGGGTGCTGGGTATCTTTTTACCCTGGGGCAACACCATGGAAATGGTCTATTCGGGTGCGGGAGTGCTGATTTTTTCACTCTACGCCTTGGTGGACATTCAAAGGCTCAAAACCATGCCCGATGAAGGCGCGGTACAGGCCGCCATTGCTTTATATTTAGACATATTCAACCTCTTTATTTTCATACTGCGCCTCACCGGCGCCCTTCGTCGTGATTAA
- a CDS encoding S8 family serine peptidase has product MKNTWYSFLPLLVVTVLALSLGALEANKRPEYFSDSSLETLKSLNAEHQMVATDLLTTEKSELVSELLQANAFLDAHPPVDARGLVVSLKDGNGLLLLQPVESLQDAELQVLGDTYQLAIPEFEEVELDQDLELFSPLYNWDFPFSSTPKEQALPPEDSVDLAEETVQVAVIDSGVDGSHEIFAGVTVAEGWNTLLDNTDAYDDVGHGTHVAGIIATAAPGVEIVPYKIVDSNGGRLSNVLEAMARALADEVEIMNTSFGLASPSFSLETMLEQAYNQGVIVVSAAGNNSAETGFYPAEYEHSISVASVDSQGVKLPRSNYGSWVDLAAYGYHVRSALPDGQYGYKTGTSQAAPVVSAAVARLLMSPHTEEELTFEAILSALQNSSGSTIAEGELAGIPIVE; this is encoded by the coding sequence ATGAAAAACACCTGGTATTCCTTCCTCCCGCTCCTTGTGGTTACCGTGCTCGCGCTCAGTTTGGGCGCTTTGGAAGCCAACAAGAGACCGGAGTATTTTTCCGACTCTTCTTTGGAAACTTTAAAGTCTTTGAACGCGGAACACCAAATGGTGGCCACGGACCTTTTGACCACAGAAAAGTCTGAACTGGTGAGCGAGCTTTTGCAGGCTAATGCTTTCCTGGATGCTCATCCTCCCGTGGACGCTCGCGGCTTGGTGGTGAGCCTGAAAGATGGCAATGGTCTGCTGCTGCTTCAACCTGTGGAATCCCTGCAAGACGCGGAGCTTCAAGTGCTTGGAGACACCTATCAATTGGCCATCCCTGAGTTTGAAGAAGTGGAATTGGATCAAGATTTGGAACTATTCAGCCCCTTGTACAATTGGGACTTTCCTTTTAGCTCCACTCCAAAAGAGCAAGCCCTCCCCCCGGAAGATTCCGTGGATTTGGCGGAAGAGACCGTTCAAGTGGCCGTGATCGATAGCGGGGTGGACGGAAGTCATGAAATTTTTGCGGGAGTGACGGTGGCGGAGGGGTGGAACACCCTTTTGGACAATACCGATGCTTACGATGATGTTGGCCATGGCACTCATGTGGCCGGAATCATTGCCACTGCTGCACCCGGCGTTGAAATTGTCCCTTATAAAATTGTGGACAGTAATGGCGGTCGACTCTCCAATGTGCTGGAAGCCATGGCGCGCGCGCTTGCGGATGAGGTTGAAATTATGAACACCAGTTTTGGTCTTGCATCCCCCTCTTTCTCCTTAGAAACCATGTTGGAGCAGGCGTACAATCAAGGGGTCATTGTGGTTTCTGCTGCGGGAAACAATTCGGCGGAAACGGGTTTTTACCCTGCAGAATATGAGCACAGCATTTCTGTGGCCAGTGTGGATTCGCAGGGAGTGAAATTGCCACGGTCCAATTATGGAAGCTGGGTGGACCTTGCCGCTTACGGCTACCATGTGCGCAGCGCTCTGCCCGATGGACAATATGGGTACAAGACCGGTACTTCCCAGGCCGCGCCTGTTGTGAGTGCCGCGGTGGCTCGCCTCCTCATGAGCCCACACACCGAAGAAGAGCTCACCTTTGAGGCCATTCTCAGCGCCCTTCAAAACTCCTCCGGCTCCACCATTGCGGAGGGAGAACTTGCGGGCATCCCCATCGTTGAGTAG
- a CDS encoding YceD family protein, protein MIKIAQIYRAVTGAREPFHLEFKAEDFNIPEIKSDIIVEGQFMRMEEGVMMMIEKIEATQSTLCSRCAKPLKIPLEFTPSEWLFYEEKPHEDDDEDETLLLDSHRLELDPMEPVRQDLLLNLQAIPRCKKLCAKFEESKPEEEKTIKALAGLKDMLS, encoded by the coding sequence GTGATTAAAATTGCACAAATTTACAGAGCCGTTACCGGGGCCAGGGAGCCCTTTCATTTGGAGTTCAAGGCTGAAGATTTTAATATTCCGGAGATCAAGAGTGACATAATAGTGGAGGGGCAGTTCATGCGAATGGAAGAGGGAGTGATGATGATGATCGAAAAAATAGAGGCAACGCAGAGCACCCTTTGCTCCAGATGCGCCAAACCCCTTAAAATTCCCCTGGAGTTCACTCCTTCGGAATGGCTTTTTTATGAAGAAAAACCCCACGAAGACGATGATGAAGACGAAACCCTTCTTTTGGACAGTCACCGTTTGGAATTGGACCCCATGGAACCTGTTCGTCAGGACCTTCTCTTGAACTTACAAGCCATCCCCCGCTGCAAGAAACTCTGCGCAAAATTTGAAGAGTCCAAGCCCGAAGAAGAGAAAACCATCAAGGCCTTAGCGGGATTAAAGGACATGCTCTCTTAA
- the rpmF gene encoding 50S ribosomal protein L32, which translates to MAKHAVPKKKQSTTRSGRRYHTFENLTRIKLGRMAQMTKCEACGAARVAHKACTACETYRGNSVSNKKAAQEAKITKVKA; encoded by the coding sequence ATGGCAAAACATGCAGTTCCAAAAAAGAAGCAGTCTACAACCCGTTCGGGTCGTCGCTACCACACATTCGAAAATCTGACGCGCATCAAGCTTGGACGGATGGCTCAAATGACAAAATGTGAGGCATGTGGAGCTGCAAGAGTGGCACACAAGGCATGCACGGCTTGTGAAACTTACCGAGGAAATTCTGTGAGCAACAAGAAGGCTGCTCAGGAAGCAAAAATCACCAAGGTTAAAGCCTAG
- a CDS encoding cell division FtsA domain-containing protein translates to MFGLKNNLGPKRERIFTVLDIGTEFVKVLVCMAQGKEVEVLGKGVRRQSSGEMEQGAITDIAGVVDRCHEAMRDAERMAGCAPQSLIMGIAGELIKGETSMVTYKRKDPGGKVQQEELKNIIHKVQWKAFERVRGDLAYETGFNEIDVKLVHAAIVDTRIDGYKVSNPIGFQGREVTMSVFNAFSPLMHYGALQTISAELDKELLAIMAEPYAVGRLLGGTELQGYSGIFIDVGGGTTDLAITVDGSVIGTKMFNLGGRSFTKRLAQALNVSHDEAEEVKIAFSNNQLEHQSQTIVAKALASDTEIWLSGVYFSLQEFSELDSLPPTLYLCGGGSLLPLLKEGLETSDWYKNLKFPRKPQVKYLLPKNISHIKDQTKQLDSPADITPMALASIGMEIMSEEKLLTKMLQKVVRLMQV, encoded by the coding sequence ATGTTTGGTTTAAAAAACAATTTGGGGCCCAAACGAGAACGCATCTTCACCGTCTTGGACATCGGCACGGAATTTGTGAAAGTGCTGGTGTGTATGGCTCAAGGGAAAGAGGTGGAAGTGCTGGGCAAAGGCGTTCGCCGACAAAGCAGTGGAGAAATGGAGCAAGGGGCCATCACGGACATCGCGGGAGTGGTGGATCGTTGCCACGAAGCCATGCGGGATGCCGAGCGAATGGCCGGCTGTGCCCCGCAGAGCTTGATTATGGGTATTGCGGGCGAACTGATTAAAGGAGAAACCTCCATGGTGACTTATAAACGAAAGGACCCCGGCGGCAAGGTGCAGCAAGAAGAACTGAAAAACATCATTCACAAGGTTCAGTGGAAGGCCTTTGAACGGGTGCGCGGAGATTTGGCCTATGAAACCGGCTTCAATGAGATTGATGTGAAGCTTGTGCATGCGGCGATTGTGGACACGCGTATTGATGGATATAAGGTTTCGAACCCCATCGGGTTTCAAGGCAGAGAAGTGACCATGAGTGTTTTTAATGCCTTCTCCCCTTTGATGCATTATGGGGCTCTGCAAACCATCAGCGCGGAATTGGACAAAGAACTTTTGGCCATTATGGCCGAACCGTACGCGGTGGGTAGACTCTTGGGCGGTACGGAACTCCAAGGCTACAGCGGTATTTTTATTGATGTCGGTGGAGGTACCACGGACCTGGCGATCACCGTGGATGGCAGCGTGATTGGGACTAAAATGTTCAATCTTGGGGGACGATCCTTCACCAAAAGGCTGGCTCAAGCTTTAAATGTTTCTCATGACGAAGCGGAAGAGGTTAAAATTGCGTTTTCCAACAATCAACTCGAGCATCAATCCCAAACCATTGTGGCCAAGGCGCTGGCTTCCGACACAGAAATTTGGCTCTCCGGTGTTTATTTTAGTCTTCAAGAATTCTCCGAGCTGGATTCCCTCCCCCCTACGCTTTATCTTTGTGGAGGGGGTTCTTTGCTTCCGCTCCTCAAAGAGGGCCTCGAGACCTCCGACTGGTATAAAAATTTGAAGTTTCCACGAAAGCCCCAAGTGAAGTATCTTCTTCCTAAGAACATTTCGCACATTAAAGACCAAACCAAACAACTGGACTCCCCCGCCGACATTACGCCCATGGCGCTGGCTTCCATCGGAATGGAAATCATGAGTGAAGAAAAACTGCTCACCAAAATGCTCCAGAAAGTTGTTCGCCTTATGCAAGTCTAA
- a CDS encoding UvrD-helicase domain-containing protein, which yields MTFEEAYEHLNPEQKEAVDHIEGPTMVLAGPGTGKTQMIALRIAQILKKTQASPHNILCLSFTEVGAVAMRKRLIEIIGETAYGVRIHTFHSFCNEVIQDFPTEFLFARELALLTELERIQIFRELLDELSPNSPLSPFGDSYFYLKDIDRAIKDLKRENLSPEALNREVEALQKTMEEHQEAISAFVAINGGQLKEEEFEAIKAGLGGTIFASALQGDSTDKKQRTAMKGELKAALELWQKELPKQRVLVELYTAYQNLLRGRGRYDFEDMIAFVIAKFKENPSLLAHYQEQFQYILVDEYQDTNSAQNEVVRMLGDFFESPNIFVVGDDKQSIYRFQGASLENLLLFYNLYKKNIQVVSLRENYRSQQTVLDAAQSLIRHSEQSLAGLLQEKSETLHANAPHPAELVRVAELETPASERYFLAREVEALIQAGTAPQEIAILYRNNREAEDLADLFLRMKIPFQINSGRDLLTDKEIQKLLMLLRFVANLEDESQLFTILHFDLWNFDSLDIAKLSRQAYSSRTSFLEIMRASPVFSAFTEQLLNWNKKSFNLTLLEFFDLMLKESRFLDAILKKENQLEHLNRLNTLFDELKQWNAAHPQMLLADFIAYLDLLKENGLIIKEKELITQKNAVRLMTAHGSKGLEFERVFIMNFTDKHWGNLSSRSKLKLPPTLLKIPASSEKDEEERRLFFVALTRAKKSVTLSYPKTNAQGRPVLPSLFLHEIDPVFKQNIATAEVEDLALSHLKTLFLSPKPDHSEDHKNYIKSLVQNFVLSVTHLNNYLRCPRLFYYNTVLRVPSIKNKHAAFGTAIHEALKDLLVEVKKGEAPSKEFMVKQFQKHLEREILSKQDFKSCLELGQKTLGEYYDFYRDSFHPAVLLEYDFRPHGVHLNGIPITGKVDKIELKEGSEHPAHIVDYKTGNPDRKKEELGPQGEYRRQIIFYKLLCDNSKKFPYSMKSGEIDFVQKNKAGEFVRSTILVTPQEEEDLKTLITSVYQDIQDLRFLNTDDFEVCGKCEWCVRELS from the coding sequence ATGACTTTTGAAGAAGCTTATGAACACTTGAATCCCGAACAGAAAGAAGCGGTGGACCATATTGAAGGACCGACCATGGTTTTGGCGGGTCCGGGAACAGGGAAGACTCAAATGATTGCGCTGCGCATTGCTCAGATCCTAAAGAAAACACAGGCTTCGCCACACAATATTTTGTGTCTCTCATTCACAGAAGTGGGGGCGGTTGCCATGCGGAAACGCCTCATCGAAATCATCGGGGAAACGGCTTATGGAGTGCGGATTCATACCTTTCACTCTTTTTGTAATGAGGTGATCCAGGACTTTCCAACCGAGTTTTTATTTGCTCGAGAACTCGCTCTGCTGACGGAGCTGGAAAGAATCCAAATCTTCCGAGAACTCTTGGATGAACTCAGCCCAAATTCTCCACTTAGTCCTTTTGGAGATTCCTATTTTTACTTGAAAGACATCGACAGAGCCATTAAAGATCTCAAGCGGGAAAATCTTTCACCGGAGGCTTTGAATAGGGAGGTGGAGGCCCTGCAAAAAACAATGGAAGAGCATCAGGAAGCCATCAGCGCATTTGTTGCCATCAATGGGGGACAACTCAAAGAAGAGGAATTTGAGGCGATCAAAGCCGGGCTCGGAGGCACGATTTTTGCCTCCGCCTTGCAAGGAGATTCCACCGATAAAAAACAACGCACCGCAATGAAAGGGGAACTGAAGGCCGCGCTGGAGCTCTGGCAAAAAGAACTGCCCAAGCAACGCGTCTTGGTGGAACTCTATACGGCGTATCAAAACCTGCTGCGCGGCCGTGGCCGTTACGATTTTGAAGACATGATTGCCTTTGTCATCGCCAAGTTCAAAGAGAATCCAAGCCTTCTGGCGCACTACCAAGAGCAGTTCCAATATATTTTAGTGGACGAATATCAAGACACCAACAGTGCCCAAAACGAAGTGGTGCGCATGCTGGGAGACTTTTTCGAAAGCCCGAATATCTTTGTGGTGGGGGATGATAAACAGTCCATTTATCGTTTTCAGGGAGCTTCTTTGGAGAACCTGCTCTTGTTCTACAACTTGTACAAAAAGAACATTCAGGTGGTGTCCCTCAGAGAGAATTACCGCAGTCAACAAACAGTGCTGGATGCCGCTCAATCCCTCATTCGTCACAGCGAACAATCTCTGGCCGGCCTCCTGCAAGAAAAAAGTGAAACACTGCACGCCAACGCCCCTCATCCTGCGGAGCTCGTACGGGTGGCGGAATTGGAAACTCCGGCAAGCGAGCGCTACTTTTTGGCACGAGAGGTGGAGGCCCTCATCCAAGCGGGCACGGCCCCGCAAGAAATCGCTATTTTGTATCGCAACAACCGTGAAGCGGAAGACTTGGCCGATCTTTTTTTACGGATGAAAATCCCTTTTCAAATCAACTCCGGCCGAGACCTTTTGACGGATAAAGAAATCCAAAAACTGCTCATGCTCCTTCGCTTTGTGGCCAACTTGGAAGATGAGTCTCAGCTCTTCACCATCCTTCATTTCGACTTGTGGAATTTTGACTCTCTCGACATCGCAAAACTCAGCCGTCAGGCCTACTCCTCCCGTACAAGTTTTTTGGAAATCATGCGAGCGTCACCCGTTTTTTCCGCCTTCACGGAGCAACTGTTGAATTGGAATAAGAAAAGCTTCAACCTCACTCTTTTGGAGTTTTTTGATCTCATGCTCAAGGAATCCAGATTCTTGGATGCCATTCTCAAAAAAGAAAATCAACTGGAGCACCTCAATCGCCTCAACACTCTTTTTGACGAGCTCAAACAGTGGAATGCCGCGCATCCTCAAATGCTGCTCGCCGATTTTATTGCGTACTTGGATTTGCTCAAAGAAAACGGTCTCATCATCAAGGAGAAAGAACTCATCACCCAGAAAAATGCAGTGCGACTCATGACGGCTCACGGGTCCAAGGGGCTTGAATTTGAACGGGTTTTCATCATGAATTTCACCGATAAACATTGGGGAAATCTTTCTTCTCGCAGCAAGCTCAAGCTTCCTCCCACACTTTTAAAAATACCGGCCTCTTCCGAAAAAGATGAAGAGGAACGGCGCCTTTTCTTCGTCGCACTCACCCGTGCAAAAAAATCCGTAACACTCTCTTATCCCAAAACGAATGCGCAGGGCCGTCCCGTTTTGCCCTCACTCTTTTTGCATGAAATCGACCCCGTTTTCAAACAAAATATCGCCACGGCGGAAGTCGAAGATCTCGCACTCTCGCACCTTAAAACACTTTTTCTGAGTCCAAAACCGGATCACTCCGAAGACCATAAAAACTACATCAAAAGTCTGGTCCAAAACTTTGTACTCAGCGTCACACACCTCAACAATTATCTTCGTTGTCCCCGCTTATTTTATTACAACACCGTGCTCCGGGTACCTTCCATAAAAAACAAACACGCCGCTTTTGGAACCGCCATTCACGAAGCGCTCAAAGATCTTTTAGTGGAAGTCAAAAAAGGGGAGGCTCCTTCAAAAGAATTCATGGTGAAGCAATTTCAAAAACACCTGGAAAGGGAAATCCTTTCCAAACAAGACTTCAAATCCTGCCTGGAACTCGGTCAAAAAACACTGGGGGAGTATTATGATTTTTACCGCGACTCTTTTCACCCCGCCGTTCTTTTGGAATATGATTTTAGGCCTCATGGAGTGCACCTCAATGGCATTCCCATCACCGGGAAAGTGGACAAAATTGAGCTCAAGGAAGGGTCCGAGCACCCGGCCCACATTGTGGATTATAAAACCGGGAATCCCGATAGAAAAAAAGAGGAACTGGGGCCACAAGGCGAATACCGCCGTCAAATTATTTTTTACAAACTGCTCTGCGACAACTCCAAAAAATTCCCTTACTCCATGAAGAGTGGTGAAATCGACTTTGTCCAAAAAAACAAGGCCGGCGAATTTGTCCGCTCCACCATTCTTGTCACACCGCAAGAGGAAGAGGATCTCAAAACCCTCATCACCTCCGTCTACCAAGACATTCAAGATCTTCGTTTCTTAAACACCGACGACTTCGAAGTCTGTGGCAAATGCGAATGGTGTGTCCGTGAGCTTTCTTAA
- the nusB gene encoding transcription antitermination factor NusB produces the protein MQTVFAWEFRGGDAQAVLSYNLVNGGHGMEDQSFALQLLEKVMAHREELMETIKTYAPEWPWEKIAPIDRAVLEVGACELLFDEEIPNLVAINEAIELAKEFGTESSSKFINGVLSSIHEDNKH, from the coding sequence ATGCAAACGGTGTTTGCCTGGGAGTTTCGAGGGGGCGATGCGCAGGCTGTTTTGTCGTATAACCTGGTGAACGGCGGGCATGGAATGGAAGATCAGAGTTTTGCCCTCCAATTGCTCGAAAAAGTCATGGCTCATCGCGAAGAACTCATGGAAACCATTAAAACCTACGCTCCGGAGTGGCCTTGGGAGAAAATTGCACCCATAGATCGAGCCGTTTTAGAGGTCGGAGCCTGTGAATTGCTCTTTGATGAGGAAATCCCCAATTTGGTGGCCATCAATGAAGCGATTGAACTGGCCAAGGAATTTGGTACAGAAAGCTCTTCAAAATTTATCAATGGTGTATTAAGCTCAATACATGAAGACAACAAGCATTAA
- a CDS encoding ComF family protein produces the protein MWRFLLKVFFPSPCVDCGFLSEALCTRCFNKVEFAPHLRDLEGLQVCSAVYYEEKSIIGRLVHPFKYSHQADLFRIFVPWMKEALRLLHNFEGAVFVPVPLYKGRLLERGYNQAELLARWLARDFGTVMVPMLERCKDTGSQAKIRDRSGRIENMEGAFKMVSGCMEEYPIVLVDDIVTTGSTLLACAEVLRAAGAKKVFALTLADREKKKIGARDGCFTQHSKQTYGRGAVQHRNHFSSTEGNSGFGSETVHAGLDLPISTKIAEAITGVATVDTVSLEPGNAFA, from the coding sequence ATGTGGCGTTTTCTACTCAAAGTTTTCTTTCCCTCTCCCTGCGTTGATTGCGGTTTTTTGAGTGAGGCTCTGTGTACGCGGTGTTTTAACAAAGTTGAGTTTGCTCCACACTTGCGGGATTTGGAGGGACTCCAGGTTTGCAGCGCGGTTTATTACGAGGAAAAGTCCATTATTGGCCGCTTGGTTCACCCCTTTAAATACTCTCATCAAGCGGATTTGTTTCGAATTTTTGTGCCGTGGATGAAGGAAGCGCTTCGGCTGCTCCACAATTTTGAAGGGGCCGTTTTTGTACCGGTTCCTCTCTACAAGGGGCGGCTGCTCGAACGGGGCTACAATCAAGCCGAGCTTTTGGCGCGATGGCTTGCCCGGGATTTTGGCACCGTGATGGTGCCGATGCTGGAACGGTGCAAAGACACCGGGTCTCAAGCCAAAATCAGAGATCGGAGCGGACGGATTGAAAATATGGAGGGGGCGTTTAAAATGGTGTCCGGATGCATGGAGGAGTATCCAATTGTGCTCGTGGATGATATAGTAACGACCGGTTCCACTCTGCTGGCCTGCGCTGAGGTGCTTCGGGCAGCGGGAGCCAAAAAAGTATTTGCATTAACCCTGGCCGATCGTGAAAAAAAGAAAATTGGTGCTCGGGATTGATGCTTCACGCAGCACTCAAAGCAAACCTACGGGCGTGGAGCAGTACAGCACCGAAATCATTTCAGCTCTACTGAAGGAAATTCCTGATTTTGAAGTGAGACTGTACACGCCGGCTTGGATCTCCCGATTTCCACGAAAATTGCAGAAGCGATTACGGGCGTGGCGACTGTGGACACTGTTTCGCTTGAGCCTTGAAATGCTTTTGCATAA